In Burkholderia pseudomultivorans, the DNA window CGCTGCCGCTCGTGCGTGTGGTCGGCGACGGCGCCGCACGCTTCAACGTGCTGCACGCGGAATTCTTCGGCTCGGACGCCGATCTCGACAGCGGCAGCTATTCGCACGACGTGCGCGAGCGGCTGATCTGGGGCCGCGATCTCGTGCAGGGCCTCGCCGATCCCGGCTGGCAGGCCGGGCTGTCGCTGACCTGCACCGGCCACACGCCGGTGCGCGAGCCGCAGCGCATCGGCGCGCAGTGGTTCATCGACACCGGCGCGTTCGCGCCTTCGGGCCGGCTCACGGTTGTCGAGCCGCGCACCGGACGCACGTGGTCGATGACGCAGACCGAAGCGCGCGAACGCCGCGCGGGGGATTGGCCGCTGCCTTAGCGGCCCTGGCGGACATGGCGGCCGTTGCGGCGTCGCGCGGCGGAATCGGATCGGGCACGCCCCGCCGCGTGTCGAACGCGATGCGGGCGACACGCCAGGTTTCGAGGATCAGGGAACGCGCCACGCCGGCAACGCACCACCCGCCCCGGCGCCCGGCGCAGAGACTTGCGGCGTCAACCGACCTGATTCAGTTCGAACACCGCATCGATCGCCGAGCCGTTCCAGTTGTATTCGAGATAGGCCGCGTGATGACAGTCGCGCAGCAGCGTCGTGCGAAACGCCGCCAGGCATTCGCCACCCGCATCGCGCACCGACGGATAGACGATTCCCGCGCCGCCCGCGTTGCGCACCGTGCGGGCGAACGCCTGCCCCGCGCCGTAATCGAGCGGATCGAGCAGCCGCGGATCGCGCTGCGGCCAGTTGCGCACGTCGGCCACGTCGCCGTGTGCGATCACGGTGTAGAGCCGCATCTGCTGGCGCATCGGCGGCTCCTTCGTCGCGGCCATGAACAGCCCGCTGTGATAGCGCGTCTCGGCGATCGCCGTGTCGCGCGAGCGCGCACAGTAGAACACGCCGTAGCTGCCGTCGGAAAACCGGCTGCCCTGCGGATTCAGGTGCGTGAACGCGGCCATGATCGGCCCCCAGCCGAGCCCGTAGCGTCGCTCGGCCGCCGGCACGAGGTCGAGCGTGCCGACTTCGTTGCGGATGCGGTCGTTGGTCATCGATTCGAGCGCGTACAGCGCGTCGAAATCCTCCGCCGAGGCCACGCGGTCGAACAGGTTGATCGCCGGAAAACGGGTGGGAATGACACGATAGGCAGGCGCCCAGTCGAGCGTGGTCGTGGGCCAGTGTTTCGTTTCGGTCGGACTCGTCACGCCCAGCCACCTCGCATGGCGTCGAGGTATTGCCGGACGGCGACCAGGTCGCCGACGTTGCCGGCCAGCATCCGGTCGAGCGCGCGCTTGCCGCCGAACGGCGCCGCGTCGTTCGGCCGCTTGACCCACGCGTCGGCCGCGGCGGGCTGCGGCAGCAGGATCTGCAGCGACTTGTAGATGCCGAGCAGCAGCGACAGCCGCTCCAGCGTATCGCGCGGCAGGCGCGCCGATTCGGGCGCGGCCTTCCACTTGAAGAACGTCGAGCGGCCGGGCGAGCCGAGCAGCACGATCTGTTCGTCGATGGTCAGCGCCCAGTCGCGCGCAATGTTGAAAAACGCGCGCAGGCCGGCTGCCGACATCTGCGCGACCGAGGCCTGCGGCGGGGCGGAATGCGGATCGTAAGCGGGCTGCGACATGACGGTTAGTCTCAGAATGAATCTACTAACAAGACTAGTCCATTTTCGTATTTTTGCAAGGGTCGACACCCTCCTACCGCCCATTGCATCCGACAAATCGATATTTTTTGTCCATTCTGGACTGTTATTTTATTTTCTGCGTTAATGGCCGTGCGGACAGCGCGCCGGAATGCGATGCGTGTCCGCGGAAAACCGTGTCGCCCAGAACCGGAAGGACCACGCCAAGGAACGCACCATGAAGAGACTGATTGCCGCCGTTTCGATCGCCCTGCTCGCGGTATCCGCAGGCCCAGCCGTCGCGAAGGACTGGACCACGATCCGCTTCGGCACCGATGCCAGCTACGCGCCGTTCGAATCGAAAGCGCCCGACGGCAAGCTGGTCGGTTTCGACATCGACCTCGGCAACGAGATCTGCGCGCGCCTGCAGGCAAAGTGCGTGTGGCTCGAGAACGATTTCGACGGGATGATTCCGGCGCTGAAGGCGAAGAAGTTCGACGCGGTGTTGTCGTCGATGTCGATCACGCCGCAGCGCGCGGAGCAGATCGGCTTCACGACCAGGATCTACAACCAGCCGACGCGGCTCGTCGTGAAGAAAGGCTCGCCCTTGCTGCCGACGCCCGAATCGCTGAAGGGCAAGTCGATCGGCGTCGAACAGGGCACGACGCAGGAAGCGTATGCGAAGGCCTACTGGGCGAAGCAAGGCGCGAACGTCGTGTCGTATCAGAACCAGGACGGCGTCTATGCGGACCTGACCTCGGGCCGTCTCGACGCCGCGCTGCAGGACGAGGTACAGGCCGCGATCGGCTTCCTGAAGTCGCCGCGCGGCGCGGGCTACCAGTTCGTCGGGCCCGAGCTCGTCGATGAAAAGGTTCTCGGCATCGGCGCGGGCATCGGCCTGCGCAAGGAAGACACCGACCTGAAGGCGAAGATCGACCGCGCGATCCACGACATGGTCAAGGACGGCACCTACAAGCGGCTCGCGTCGAAGTACTTCGACTTCGACATCTACGGCGGCTGACGCGGCATCGCGCGCGGCCGGCGGCGACGCGCGACCTCAATACACGAAAACCGGGCGTCGCGGCAGCGGCGCCCGCACGCACATTCCCTTGCGGATCGGGCTTGCAATCGGAAAAGCGCCGCCCCGGCGCGGATGACCGGCAATCCGCCGGATCCGCCTCGTACCCGATGCGGACAGATGGCCAGCCGGTGCATGCCGGCGGGCCGCACCCTGCACGGCCGACCGGCGATGCCCCGGGTCGCTGCGATCGCGGCCAGCCGGCCGCGGCGTGTGGCGATCGATCATTTTTCTACCCCGTTTCGGTCTGTTGCTTGTTCCGGCAACCGGTCCGACAAGGCCGGCGCCCCGACGCCCCGCCGACGACGGTCCGTGCCGCGGGAACGGAGCGGCTTCGCCCCGTCCCGCCATGCCTCCCCGCGGACTGCGTCCTGGCCTGACGGTGCCAAACCGGCCGGACGCCACGTCGTCGACTTGCGCATGCCCTCATTTGCAAGGAGCGGGCCAGCCCCGCGCGCGCCCGGCCGCACAAGGGTTCGGCCGCAACGAATGGCAGCCGCGGCGGGCAAGCGATGCGGGTGGTTGCGAATCTGATACATGCGGCGCGCGGCCGGCGCCGGCCGCGCGGCGGCAAAGCCTTGCGACGCAAGGCCGACGCACGATTCAGGGAATATTTGCCGGCTGCGGCGAAACGCCTGCGCACGCCTTTGCCGCACGAATTCGCATGCTCGCCGACGCGAAATGTTTCACGTCCTTTACATGCGCCGGGAGCCGCCGCGCCGGCCGCTCAGCCGACCCGGCAGTGCCCGGCGTCGCCCGGCGTCGCGCCGCCGTTATCCCCGTTGTCGCCATGATCGCCGTGATCGCCGTGGTGGGTGTCGTGATCGTTCAGCCCGTGCTCGATCATCATCCGGTAAAGCGTCACGCGCGAGATGCCGAGTTCGGCGGCCGCCTTGTTGATCCGGTGATCGTTGCGCAGCAGCGCATTCTCGATCGCGGTGCGCTCGGCCAGCGCCCTCGCCTGCTCGAGCGTGACGGGCTCGGTTTCGCCGGGCGTCTCGAGGCCGAGATCGTGCGGCGTCAGCAGCCGGCTTTCGGCCATCACGATCGCGCGCCGCACGCGGTTGATCAGCTCGCGCACGTTGCCGGGCCATTCGTAGCGCCGCATCGCATCGAGCGCGGCCGACGTGAAGCCGCTGATCTTGCGGCCGCTGTCGGCCTTGTACTTCTGCAGCACGTAGTGCGCGAGGATGTCGATGTCCTTGCCGCGCGCGCGCAGCGGCGGCTCGTGGATGCGCAGCACGCAGAGCCGGTGATAGAGGTCCGCGCGGAACCGTCCGGCCTCGACCGCGCCGTCGAGATCGACGTGCGTCGCCGAGATGATCCGCACGTCGACCGCGATCGATTCGTGGCCGCCGAGCCGTTCGATCTTCCCTTCCTGCAGGAAGCGCAGCAGGCTCGCCTGGCTCTCGACGGGCATGTCGCCGATCTCGTCGAGGAACAGCGTGCCGCCGTTGGCCGACTCGATGCGGCCCGCGCGCCGCTGGTTCGCGCCGGTGAACGCGCCGCGCTCGTAGCCGAACAGCTCCGACTGCAGCAGGTGATGCGGAATCGCGCCGCAGTTGATCGCGACGAACGGCCCCTTGCCGCGGCCGGAACGCTCGTGGATCGCGAGCGCCGTCAGTTCCTTGCCGGTGCCCGACTCGCCGGAGATGAACACGCTCGCGTCGGTCTTCGCGACCTTGCGGATCGTGCTGAACAACTGCTGCATCGCCTCGCAGTTGCCGATCATGCCGTGCTCGCCGATCGACGCCGCGTACGCCGCGCCGTCGACGCGATCGAGCGCGGCCATCCCGCGCGCATGGCCCAGCACGTGCGAAATCCATTCGTAGGGCAGCGGAAGCGTCACGTAATCGAAGCAGTAGCTGCGGATCAGCTCGCGCACGGCCGGGCCGATCGTCACGCCGGCCTGCGCGATCGAGATCCAGCCGATCGCCGGCTGGCTCAGGCAGGCCTTCAGCGCCGGATAGTCGCGCGACGTGAACCCCGTGAAATCGACCAGCCCCGCGGCGACGCCCACGCCGGACGTCATGTTCTGCGCGGCGCCGGCCGTCTTCGCGACCGACACCTCCCAGCCGAGCCCGCGTAGTTGCGCGAGCAGCGGTTCGTCGGGCGTGCGCATGATCGCGAACAGCCTGCGTCCGGCCTCCGGGGCGGTGACGGACACCGGCGGCATGTCGGGCGCCGCCCTCCCGTTTGCGTCGGGTGACCTTGCAACCATCGTTGTTCCCCGCTTGGCGTTGGTATCGTGCGCCGGCTCGCCGCCGCATAAGACGGACGACGATTGAACCGACATATTGGCCGCATTTCCCGCCGAATAAAATCCCCCCGCTCAATAATCGCGGACGGCGACGGGATCCTTCATGAACGGTATATCGATGCCGGCGACGCGCGGCTAGATGGGTGTTATCCCGGTGGCATGACGGGCACGCCCCCGAACCGGACAGCGTCCGGCGCCGGAAGCCGCGCCGGTGCTGGCGCGCGGCGTCCGCGCGGGTGGCAGGACGGGACCGTCGGCGCGGCGGAGCGCGCCGCGCGGGGCCGGCCGGTTGTCCACGCATCGGCATGCGCAACCGGTTCCGGCTGATTTCGGTCAGTCGTCAGACGAGCCGCGGCGATGTGCGGACGCAACAGGCGGATCCGCCGTCACACGGCGGCCGCATGGCCGTGCATTCAGCGGCCCGATGCGAGCGGCGCCAGCGCGTTCGCGCGGCCGCGCCCCGACGGTGCGTCGTCGTGATCGCCGTAGGCGGCGACGAGCGCGTCGACGCGCGCGAGATGATGGCGATTGTCGTGGTCCCACGGATGGAAGCCGGGGCGGAAATAGCTGAGCCATTCTCCGGCGATGCGCGGGAACAGCCCGCGGCGCGGCCCGTACAGGAACGCGATCATGCGCAGCATCCCGCGCAGCCGGTGCCGCGCCGCGCGGTCGCGCCACAGCAGCGTCACGTGCATCAGGAACACGGTCGGCCAGAACGTCAGCGTGGTGACGAGGTACACGCCGATGCGGATCAGGTAGCGGCGCAGGCCCGGCTTCATCACGGCATTCCAGACGTCGAACGATACGGCCTTGTGCTCGGTTTCCTCGAGCGCATGCCATATCCACATCTGGCGATAGCCTTCGACCGAACCCGCGAGCCGCGTCGGGTCGCGCAGCAGCCAATCGGCGAGCATCGCGGTGTAGTGTTCGGCCGCCACCGTATGCGCGAGCTGCACCGAATGCGGCAGCACGCGCTTCATGAAGCCGAGCACCTTCCATACGCGCTGGTCGAGCTTGCGCGCGGGCAG includes these proteins:
- a CDS encoding metallophosphoesterase translates to MTASALLCHHPANPAGRDFVVGDLHGCVDVLRALLHDVRFDAARDRLFSVGDLVDRGPDSETALELLDRPWCHVVRGNHEEVLSLVSRGKLPADAWRGIGGDWGADLPPERLHAHAARVDALPLVRVVGDGAARFNVLHAEFFGSDADLDSGSYSHDVRERLIWGRDLVQGLADPGWQAGLSLTCTGHTPVREPQRIGAQWFIDTGAFAPSGRLTVVEPRTGRTWSMTQTEARERRAGDWPLP
- a CDS encoding RES family NAD+ phosphorylase, whose translation is MTSPTETKHWPTTTLDWAPAYRVIPTRFPAINLFDRVASAEDFDALYALESMTNDRIRNEVGTLDLVPAAERRYGLGWGPIMAAFTHLNPQGSRFSDGSYGVFYCARSRDTAIAETRYHSGLFMAATKEPPMRQQMRLYTVIAHGDVADVRNWPQRDPRLLDPLDYGAGQAFARTVRNAGGAGIVYPSVRDAGGECLAAFRTTLLRDCHHAAYLEYNWNGSAIDAVFELNQVG
- a CDS encoding MbcA/ParS/Xre antitoxin family protein — protein: MSQPAYDPHSAPPQASVAQMSAAGLRAFFNIARDWALTIDEQIVLLGSPGRSTFFKWKAAPESARLPRDTLERLSLLLGIYKSLQILLPQPAAADAWVKRPNDAAPFGGKRALDRMLAGNVGDLVAVRQYLDAMRGGWA
- a CDS encoding ABC transporter substrate-binding protein; the encoded protein is MKRLIAAVSIALLAVSAGPAVAKDWTTIRFGTDASYAPFESKAPDGKLVGFDIDLGNEICARLQAKCVWLENDFDGMIPALKAKKFDAVLSSMSITPQRAEQIGFTTRIYNQPTRLVVKKGSPLLPTPESLKGKSIGVEQGTTQEAYAKAYWAKQGANVVSYQNQDGVYADLTSGRLDAALQDEVQAAIGFLKSPRGAGYQFVGPELVDEKVLGIGAGIGLRKEDTDLKAKIDRAIHDMVKDGTYKRLASKYFDFDIYGG
- a CDS encoding sigma-54 dependent transcriptional regulator; translated protein: MVARSPDANGRAAPDMPPVSVTAPEAGRRLFAIMRTPDEPLLAQLRGLGWEVSVAKTAGAAQNMTSGVGVAAGLVDFTGFTSRDYPALKACLSQPAIGWISIAQAGVTIGPAVRELIRSYCFDYVTLPLPYEWISHVLGHARGMAALDRVDGAAYAASIGEHGMIGNCEAMQQLFSTIRKVAKTDASVFISGESGTGKELTALAIHERSGRGKGPFVAINCGAIPHHLLQSELFGYERGAFTGANQRRAGRIESANGGTLFLDEIGDMPVESQASLLRFLQEGKIERLGGHESIAVDVRIISATHVDLDGAVEAGRFRADLYHRLCVLRIHEPPLRARGKDIDILAHYVLQKYKADSGRKISGFTSAALDAMRRYEWPGNVRELINRVRRAIVMAESRLLTPHDLGLETPGETEPVTLEQARALAERTAIENALLRNDHRINKAAAELGISRVTLYRMMIEHGLNDHDTHHGDHGDHGDNGDNGGATPGDAGHCRVG
- a CDS encoding metal-dependent hydrolase, which translates into the protein MKSAAHATAAEVMPVRRDLRFDLPVERAKDWHGLGSHVTHFFNALSLLFPAGERFFMDSVRNYRDRIDDPVLKRQVLGFIGQEAMHTREHVEYNELMQANRLPARKLDQRVWKVLGFMKRVLPHSVQLAHTVAAEHYTAMLADWLLRDPTRLAGSVEGYRQMWIWHALEETEHKAVSFDVWNAVMKPGLRRYLIRIGVYLVTTLTFWPTVFLMHVTLLWRDRAARHRLRGMLRMIAFLYGPRRGLFPRIAGEWLSYFRPGFHPWDHDNRHHLARVDALVAAYGDHDDAPSGRGRANALAPLASGR